In Corynebacterium sp. P4-C1, the sequence GCGCTGCGTGACGCTCTGGTGGAGCTGCAGGACGGCCCCGGCTTCATAGAAGTCCACATCTCCAACGTCCACGCACGTGAACCGTTCCGCCACCACTCGTACCTTTCGCCGATTGCCGCCGGCGTCATCGCCGGGCTCGGCACCGACGGCTACGACATGGCGCTCGACTACTTCCTGAGGAGGGCTAAGTAAATGAGCTTTGCAGATTCCCGCTTTCTCACCCGCCGCCGCAAACTGTCCGCGAAGCTCGCGGCTCAGCGGATCGACTCGTTCCTGCTCACGGACCCCACGAATGTGCGCTATTTCTCCGGTTTCAGCGGTTCCAACGGCGCGCTGCTGATGAACAAGGACCTCTCGGCCGCGATCGCCACTGACGGCCGGTACACCACCCAGATCGCCGAGGAAGTCCCCGACATCGATGCGATCATCGAGCGTGAGGCAGGCACCGCGGTCCTGGCGACAGTGCCGGAAGGGTGGCGCGTCGGCTTCGACCCCACCAGGGTGACGGTGGACGAGCTCGAGCGGCTGGACAAGGCCACACCCGATTCGGTGGCACTCGTCCCAGTGAAGGGTGTGGTCGAGCAGATCCGGCTGCTCAAGGACAGCTTTGAGTTACACCGCCTCGAGGACGCCGCGAAGATTGCCGTTGACGCGCTCGCGCAGCTTATCGACGCCGGCGAGCTGCGTGCCGGCCGCACCGAGAAAGAGGTCGCCGCCGACCTCGAACACCGGATGCGTTTGCTCGGTTCGGAGCGTGTCAGCTTCGACACCATCGTCGCGTCGGGGCCGAATTCGGCGCTTCCGCACTACGCCGCCGGGGACCGTGAGCTCACCGATGGGGACCTGGTCACCATCGATTTCGGCGCGCACTACGTCGGCTTCAATTCGGACATGACCCGCACGTTCTGCATAGGTGAACCGAGCGACTTCAACCGGGAGATCTACGAGATCGTCCTGCAGGCGCAGAAAGCCGGTGTCGCCGCCGCGACACCGGGCCGCCCGCTCGTCGACGTCGATAAGGCCTGCCGTGACATCATCACCGAGGCTGGCTACGGCGATTATTTCGTGCACTCCACCGGCCACGGCATCGGGCTGGAAGTGCATGAGGGGCCGGCCGCGTCGACACGCGCTCAGGGCGTGCTCGAAGAGAACATGACGCTGACCATTGAGCCCGGCATCTACGTGCCCGGCAAGGGCGGCGTGCGCATCGAAGACACCCTGATCATCACCTCCGGTGCGCCGAAAGTGATCACGCCCGCGCCGAAGGAACTGACCATCCTGTAGGTAAACCCGGGGCTATGACCGTGCGGCCCAGCGCGGGCCGTGGTGTAGCATAGCCATGTTTGAATCACCCACCGAGCCGAAAATAAGGGAGAATATCGTGGCAACGACCGCTGATTTCAAGAACGGCCTTGTGCTCAAGGTTGACGGCAAGCTGCAGCAGATCATCGAGTTCCAGCACGTCAAGCCGGGCAAGGGCCCCGCGTTCGTGCGCACGAAGCTCAAGGATGTCGTCTCCGGCAAGACTGTCGACAAGACTTGGAACGCCGGCGTGAAGGTGGAGACCGCGACGGTGGACCGCCGCGACATGACCTACCTGTACAACGACGGCACCAATTACGTCGTCATGGACGACAAGACCTTCGAGCAGTACGAGCTCGGCGAGGACAAGTTCGGCGATGCCGCACGTTTCCTGCTGGAGAACATGCGCGTGCAGGTTTCCTTCCACGACGGTGAGGCACTCTTCGCCGAGCTGCCGATTTCCGTGGACCTGAAGGTGGAGCACACCGATCCGGGCCTGCAGGGCGACCGTTCCACCGGCGGCACCAAGCCGGCCCAGCTGGAGACGGGCGCTGAGATCCAGGTGCCGCTGTTCATCGAGACCGGCAACGTGCTCAAGGTCGACACACGCACCGGCGAGTACCTCTCCCGCGTCAACAACTAAGACGCACGAATGAAGGTGGATCCGCTCGGATCCACCTCATTTTTCCCTGCACCTTCTTTCTTGGTTGAGAAAATGCCTGATTACAAACGTCATGGTGCGCGCTACCGTGCGCGCCGCCGCGCAGTAGACATTCTCTTCGAGGCGGAGACCCGCGACATCGATCCCGTCTCCATCGTCGAGGACCGTGCCGCATTAGCCCAGGACCCGGCGAATGCGGTGGCCCCTGTCGCTGACTACACGCGCGAGATCATCGCTGGCGCCGCCGAGAATCTCGACGAGATCGACGATTCCATCGAGCGCTTCTTGTCCGAGAACTGGGAGCTAAACCGTCTCCCGGCAGTCGATCGCGCGATCCTCCGCGTTGCCACGTGGGAGATCCTCCAAAATGACGATGTCGCCCCGGCGATCATCATCGCCAACGCCATGGAGATGTCCACGGAATACGCCGGGGACAACGCCTCGCCGTACATTCACGCTGTCCTCGACGACATCATCCAGGCCAACGCCGCTGAGGCCCCGGAGATGGTGACCTCCCCGCCAGGCGCCGGTGTTGACACCGCCGATGATGAGTTCGGTACCGCCAATGAGTTTGATTCCGGCGATGAGCGGGGTGCGGAAGCTCCGCAGTTCAGTCCCGAAGTCGCTCCCGAGGTCACCGAATCCACCGAGCTCTCCGGTGGCACAGCGTGGATCGGGCTGAATCCGGAAGCCGAGCAGCCGGAAGCCGAGCAGCCGGAGACGAATGCACCGGCGGCAGAAGAGAAGGAATAGGAGTCGCGCAGCCATGGCGAAGGTGTCCATCAAGGAAGCGGAGAAACTCCGCGTCGACGACGACTTCACAATCGCCGACGTCGATCCTGAATCCACGCCGGGCGTGGACGAGGACGACATCGACGACGCTTTCGAAAAGTACGACGAGGAGATAGCCGAGCTCCACGACTGCCTGTACGCCAACGGCCGCGCCGGCAACGAGAACGCAGGGTCGATCCTTCTCGTGCTGCAAGGAATGGACACCTCCGGCAAGGGCGGGATCATCCGCCACGTCGTCGGCGATCTCCTAGACCCGCAAGGCGTGCACATCAAAGCCTTCGGCAAGCCGACCGAGGAAGAGCAAAAGCACGACTTTCTGTGGCGGATCAAGCCCCACCTCCCGGAGCCGGGCATGGTGAGCGTTTTCGACCGCTCCCACTACGAGGATGTGCTCGTCCAACGCGTGCGCGAGATGGCACCGCCGGAGGAAATTGAGCGCCGCTACGGCGCAATTGTGGACTTCGAGGCGGAAGCCGCGGCGAACGGCACCAAGATCATCAAGGTGATGCCGCACATCTCAAAGGCATTCCAGGGAGAGAACCTGCGCAAGCGTATCGAGCGCGAGGACAAGCACTGGAAGTACAACCCGGGAGACATCGACGACCGCATGCTCTGGGACGAGTTCCAAGAGGCCTACGAGATCGCGATGAAGCGGACCTCCACCGATGCCGCGCCGTGGTACTGCGTGCCTTCCGACGACAAGGACTACTGCCGCACCGTGGTCAAGACCTTGTTGTTGAAGGCGCTTCGCGAGCTGAACCTCGAGTGGCCGGCTGCAGATTTCGACCGCGATCTGGAACTGAAGCGGCTCGAAGAGTCCTAAAGTTCCGGTGCCTCGCTCCGACATCCCGGACGGCTGGGGGCACGAATATTTCTTGATCGGTAAAGCAGCTCCGGAATGCCCGCTTTCTCGCACATGCGGGGCACACTAGATGAGTGCTAAAGATCGGAAAGTTTTTCAAGGCAGCGGCTATCACCGCAGCTGTTGGGCTGGCGGGAGCAGGCTGCTCGGCCACAGGCGGCGCGCCGCGCAATAACGGTTCTGACGGGACTGCAGGCGGAGTGGACACTCCGCGCTATGTCGTGGCGATGGTCACCCACGGCGCGCCCGGCGACACCTACTGGGACCTCGTGCGTAAGGGGGCGGAGGACGCGGCCAAGAAGGACAATATCGAGCTGCGCTACTCGTCCGACCCGCAGGCGCCCAACCAAGCGAATCTGGTGCGCAGCGCTGTGGACTCGAAGGTCGACGGCATCGCAGTGACGTTGCCCAATGCGGAAGCAATTGGGCCGGCGGCGCAGAGCGCCGTTGACGCAGGCATCCCCACCGTCGGCCTGAATGCGGGCATGGACGAGTACACCAAGTACGGCATCACCGGCTTCTTCGGCCAGGACGAGACGATCGCCGGCACCACAGCGGGTGAACGCCTCAAGGAGGAGGGGAAGAAGAAAGTGCTCTGCGTGATTCACGAGCAGGGCAACTCCTCCCAGGAGGCCCGCTGCGACGGAGTGAAGAAGGGCCTCGGCGGTGGAGAGGTCGAGATCCTCTACGTCAACGGCCAGGACCTGACATCCGTGCAGTCGACAATCAACTCGAAGTTGAGCCAGGACTCCAGCTTCGACACTGTCTTCGCGCTGCAGGCTCCAGTGGCCATGCGGGCCACAGAATCAGTCAAGCAGTCCGGTTCCGAGGCACAGGTGGTCACGTTCGACACGAACTCCGAGCTTGTCGGCGCGATCGCTGACGGGCGCGTCGCTTGGGCAGTCGACCAGCAGCCGTATCTCCAGGGCTACCTGGCGGTCGACTCGCTGTGGGTGGCCAAGCGCAATGGTGGCACGTTCGGCGGGGGGCAGCCGGTGTTCACCGGACCGAGTTTCGTGGACAGCAGCAACGTGGACACGATTGCTGAAGCCGCGAAGGAAGGGCTGCGATGAGCACGGCCGCACCTGAACCCGTCACAAAGGTCAAAGCGACAGCGCATGTCTCCCCGCAAGACACCAACGCCGACGACCGTCTGCGCACCCACACCGGAATGGCGAAACTGATTCGTCGCCCGGAGTTGGCCAGCCTGCTCGGCTTCCTGGCTATTTTCGCGCTCTTTCTCGCGGTGGCGCCCGCGTTTCGTTCTTTCGAGGCAATGGCGACGATTCTCTACGCCAGCTCGACTCTCGGCATCGTGGCGCTCGCCGTCGGCTTGCTCATGATCGGCGGCGAATTCGACTTGTCCTCCGGTGTCGCCGTGACTACGGCGGCGCTGGCGGCGACGATGCTCAACTACAACCTGCACTTGAATTCGTGGGTCGGGGCAGGACTCGCATTGGTGATTTCCTTGTCCATCGGCGCTTTGAACGGATTCTTAGTCTCCCGCACAGGCATCGACAGCTTCTTGATCACTCTGGCGGCTTTCCTCATGCTGCAAGGATTGAACCTGGCCGTCACCAAACTTGTCACCGGCCAGGTGGCCACCCCGACGATCGCAGACATGGAGGGCTTCCCGTCTGCGCGGACATTCTTTGCCGGTAGCTTCCACATCGGCGATGTGCGCATCAGCGTCACTGTGCTGTGGTGGCTGCTTTTCGTCGCCATCGCGTCCTTCGTGCTCTTCCGCACGAAATTCGGCAACTGGATCACCGCGGTCGGCGGCGACGAGGACGCTGCCCGCGCAGTCGGCGTCCCGGTCGGCCGGGTCAAGGTCGCCCTGTTCATGACGGTCGGCTTCGCGGCATGGTTCGTGGGCATGCACACCTTGTTCGCCTTCGACTCCATCCAGGCAGGGCAGGGCGTGGGCAACGAATTCTTGTACATCATCGCGGCCGTCATCGGCGGCTGTGCGATGAAGGGCGGCCGCGGCACAGCGATCGGAACGATGATCGGCGCACTGATCTTCGGCATGACCAATCAGGGCATCGTTTATGCCGGGTGGAACCCCGACTGGTTCAAATTCTTCCTTGGCGCGATGCTCCTGTTCGCAGTGTTCACCAACACGTCGTTCGCCAACATCACGAAACGGAGGTAGCTCGATGGCCATCATTGAATTGCGGGACATCACCAAGTCCTACGGCAGTTTCGACGCTCTCCGCGGGGTCGACCTCGACATCGAGGAAGGCGAAGTCACGTGTGTCCTCGGCGACAACGGCGCGGGCAAGTCGACGTTGATCAAGATCCTCGCGGGATTGCACGAGCCGACGAGCGGAGAGCTGCTTATCGACGGCTCCCCGGTCACCTTCTCCTCACCCCGCCAGGCCATTGATGCGGGCATTGCGACGGTCTACCAGACCTTGGCAGTGGTGGATGAGCTGAGCGTGTGGCGGAATTTCTTCCTCGGCCAGGAACTAACCGGCGCATTCGGGGTGCTCAAACAGGAGGAGATGAAACGCATCTGCTCCGAGCAGTTGCTGGAGATGGGAATCGACATCCCCGACGTGAATGTGGAGGCCGGGAACCTCTCCGGGGGCCAGCGCCAGGTCGTCGCGATTGCCCGCGCAGTCTATTTCGGTGCCCGCGTGGTGGTGCTCGACGAGCCCACCGCGGCACTTGGCGTGAAGCAATCGGGCGTGGTGCTCAAGTTCATCGCTTCAGCACGGGACCGTGGAGTGGCCATCGTTTTTGTCACCCATAACCCGCATCACGCGCACATGGTGGGGGACCACTTCACCATTTTGAAGCTCGGACGCCAGGAGTTGAACGCCTCCCGCGATGAGGTGACACTCGACGAGCTGACCCGCGAAATGTCCGGCGGAGCCGAGCTCGACGCGCTCAGCCACGAGCTGCGGAATTAATTCCCCCGAGTCCGCCAAGGCCCGCCGAGATCCACCACGTCCCATACGCGGTAGCGGGGGGACTACCGCACGGCATTATCTGGGGCTTTCCGCGGTTCGGAGGCGGCGGGCTCCGGCCGCGGTGTCGTCGTCACGGCGGCAGACGCTGCGGAGGTACTGGATGAGCTGGATATCTCACTATCGGTGTAGTTGACCGCCCACACGCCGAAGCCGACGACGAATAAGGTGCCGATGATCAGAAGGATGATCGGTAGCCCCAAGGTGAAGAGCACGACCAACGCGGAGGCGCAGCCGCCTGCTGACTGATCGTTCTGCGGCATCGCGTAATACGGTGACGGTCCGCCCATCGGTGCCCCATACGGCTGGCCCGGTTGACCCGGTTGACCCTGCTGGCCCGGCTGGTGGCCGTTGAGCTGGTACCCGCCGGCCGGCTGCTGCGGGTTGTTGTCCGGGTACTGGGGGCCGTACGGGGGATACGTCATTACTGTGCTCCGCCGTTCGTTTCAGCGGCTGCCTGGGCTTCGGCGATCTGCTCGGATAGAGCCGACATCGCGTTGTGGGCGCTGACCACGCCGTTGACTGCCGCGGAGACGGCGGAGCGCAGCTGTGCGTCAGTCATGCCGGCGGCGACGGACTGCTCGGCCTCGGTGCGGACCACGAGATTCTCGGCGCGGTTGCCCACGATGGCGCGGGCGCCGATCAGCGTGGAGTTCACCTCGTTCGCCGCCAGGTAGTAGGTCGCGTCGGGGGAGTCGGCGGCAGTGTCGGTCTCGGAGTCTGCGCGGACGATGAACACCGAGTCGAGGAGAACCACCATGAGCTGGAGCTCTTCGTGGGTGCCGTGCGCGGCACGGCCGCTTTCATCGGCGGTGATGCCAATGCCGGATTGGGATGCAGCGTGGACAATGCGGTCGATGGTGACCAAAGAAGGGGTGGCGGAATCAGCGGACATTAGTTCTCCTCCCACGTGACTGCTGTCGGGAACGAATCGGCCAGGAAACTGAACGCCTGCATCGTCGCCTGGATCGACGTGACAACGAATGCACCGAGCTGGTTCGTCGACAAGCCTTTGCTCACATCGAGAGTGCGCACGCCGGTGATCGCGAGGGTCTCCTCCTCGCTCTGGAAGAAGCGCAGCGTCGGAGTGAAGTGCGACTGGTTGAATTCATTGCAGGCGTACAGCAGCGAGGAGACATCCTCGGGCTCGAATTCGCCGCGCCACACGGACTCGAAGAGGAGCTTTCCGTCGTCGAAGGTGAACACCATCGCGGCGTTGACGAAGCCGGTGCGCACCACGGGCTCCTCCAAGCGGTACTCGAGGTTCTCCCCCTCGAGCACATTGGCGATATCGGTGAGCGTCACCTCGCGGACAGTGTCCTCGCTGGCGCTCGCACCGGCCGCTGCCGCCTCGGGGGCTGAATTGTCGTTCGGTGTGGTCATGGCACCCAAGGCTACATCGTGGCTCCCTACAGGGCTGAAGTTTGCTCAACGTCCAGGAAGTCTTCTTTGCCCAGCTCGTGTCGCAACGCTTCGACGAGGGTGGGGTAGCGGAAATGGTGGCCGAGACCGTTTAAGACCGCCGGTGCCACACGCTGGTCGGCCAGCGCCAGCTCGCGGGCACCCTCATCGCCCAGGAGGAGCTTGGGACCTAACTCGGGGATCCCCATCAATTCCGGCCGGTGCAGTAGGGATGTGAGCGTGCGGGACAGCTCCGCGTTGGTCACCGGGTTCGGGGCAGTGGCGTTGACCGGACCGGCGAGTGCGTCGTCGACAAGCGCGCGGAAATAGATGTCGGTCAGGTCGTCGAGCGCGACCCAGGACATCCAGAAGTCGCCGCCGCCGAAACGGGCGCTCATTGCCGTCTGCGCGGAAAGCCTCAGCAGCGGCAGGAGACCGCCCGCGCCGGAGAGCGCCAGACCCGTGCGGATATTCACGGTGCGCACCCCGGCGTCGCGGGCGTAGCTGGTGGCGCGCTCCCACTGGTCCACGACATCGGCGAGGAAGCCATCCCCAAGTGGATCGGCCTCCGTGCGGGGCGGGCTGCCGGCATCGGTGCCGTAGAAGCCCACCGCTGATGCGCTGACGAATGTCGCCACTCCGGAATCGGCGGCGAGCTGCGCCAGGCGGCGCGTCGGGCCGATGCGCGAGGAGTAGATCTCCGCCTTGTGGGCGTCGGTGAACCGGCCCATGATCGACTCGCCGGCAAGGTGGACCACTGCATCCACACCGTCGAGAAGACTCCTGTCCGGGTTGTCCATGTCCCAGTGCCGCTGGCCGTCCCCGGCGTTTCCGCGGACGAGCTGGATGACGGAGTGGCCGGCGGTGCTCAACTGCGCCGACAACGCAGTGCCGACGAGCCCGCGGGAGCCAGTCATGGCGATGGTCAGCTTCTTTGCCGGCGCATCCGGACCGAGCTGGTCCATGCGCCCCAAAAACGCGATGTCCTCTGCCAACTGGTGCTGGCGGTAGGCGAAGGAGGGGGCTAGGACTGCCCCCGGGGCGGTGGTATGCACTGTGTCGGTGATGCGGGTGGAGGCACCGGCGGCCTCGAAGTGGTGCTCGTGGCGCCACTTGGTCAACTGCTTGACGGGGGCGTTGGCGGCTACATCGACGAACTTCTCCCGCTCGATGTAGCCGTCCGGCATGTGGCGTGCGACCCACTTCTGGCCAGCCGGAAGGGAAAAGACCGTCGTGCCGTCCTTCAGGGACGAAGCGCCGGAGAGCGCCTTCATGGGGAGGAACGGCGGAGTGAGCCGCTCAACTGCGCCGGGTTGGGTGTGCCACCGCCAGACGTCGTCAAGCGGCGCATGGATCGTGTGGGTGGCGGTGAGGCACATAAGCGGGCACCTGCTTCGATGAAATGAATGGGCGGGGAAGTGCTACTGTGGCAAGCGTCTACCAAGCATAGGCAGGCTCTAAAAGAAGCATCCTTTAAATTCCGCACAGAGAGGCGGGGAAGGAGGTTCGATGAGTGCCACTGAGTTGCTTGACGCTAGTGACGTCTCGCGCACTATTGCACGCATCGCGCACCAGATCATCGAGAAAACTGCACTCGATTCAGACGGTGCTCCACCAGTGATCATTCTGGGTATCCCCTCCGGAGGAGTGCCCCTGGCCGACCGCATTGCGGCGGCGATCGAGGAATTCTCGGGGGTGAGCGTTCCCGTCGGCAGCCTCGACGTCACGCTCTACCGCGACGATCTCCGCGGACGCCCGCACCGCGCGCTGGCTCCCACCGATATTCCGGGCAACATTAACGGCGCGACCATTGTTCTAGTCGATGACGTGCTGTTTTCCGGCCGCACGATCCGCGCCGCCCTCGACTCGCTCAGCGACATCGGCCGGCCCGAGGCTATCCAGCTCGCCGTCCTCGTCGACCGCGGGCACCGCGCACTGCCAATCCGCGCCGACTACGTGGGAAAGAACATCCCGACATCGCTCACTGAGGATGTCCGTGTCACGCTGACTCCGCTCGACGACGCTGATGCGGTTCTCCTGATGAAAGAGGAGGGAGAAGAGTGAAGCACCTCATTAGCATCGCGGATCTGAGCCACGAGGAGATCATCGGTCTGATGGACGAGGCCGATCGTTTCCGCGAGGCCCTCGACGGCCGCGAAATGAAGAAGCTGCCGACACTGCGCGGGCGCACCGTGTTCACGTTGTTCTACGAGAACTCCACCCGTACCCGTTCCTCGTTCGAGACCGCCGGCAAGTGGATGAGCGCCGATGTGATCAACGTCTCCGCGTCGAGCTCGAGCGTGAAGAAGGGCGAGTCCCTCAAGGACACCGCGAGCACCCTGCGCGCAGTCGGTGCTGACGCGATCATCATGCGCCACCCGTCATCCGGCGCGCCGAACCTGTTGCGTGAGTGGGTGCCGGGCGCGTCCATCATCAACGCCGGTGACGGCTCGCACCAGCACCCGACGCAGGCGCTTCTCGACGCTGTGACGATGCGCCAGCGCATCGGCGACGTGGCCGGCAAGAAGGTCCTCATCGTCGGCGACATCCTGCATTCCCGCGTGGCGCGCTCTAATGTCGACCTGCTGTCCACGCTTGGTGCAGAGGTCGTTCTCGTCGCCCCACCGACGCTGCTGCCCACCGGGGTGGAGCACTGGCCGTGCCGCGTCGCCTACGACTTCGACGCGGAACTCGAATCGGCGGAAACGCCCAGCGTCGTCATGATGCTGCGCGTGCAGGCTGAGCGCATGAACGGCGGTTTCTTCCCGTCCCACCGCGAATACGCGGCGCTCTACGGACTGTCCAAGGACCGCGCCGAGAAGCTCGATAGCAGCACCCTGATCATGCATCCCGGCCCGATGCTGCGCGGCATGGAGATCAACTTCGATGTCGCCGACCGCCCCAACACCGTCGTCCTCGACCAGGTGACCAACGGCGTGTACACCCGCATGGCAGTGCTGTTCACTCT encodes:
- a CDS encoding Xaa-Pro peptidase family protein, yielding MSFADSRFLTRRRKLSAKLAAQRIDSFLLTDPTNVRYFSGFSGSNGALLMNKDLSAAIATDGRYTTQIAEEVPDIDAIIEREAGTAVLATVPEGWRVGFDPTRVTVDELERLDKATPDSVALVPVKGVVEQIRLLKDSFELHRLEDAAKIAVDALAQLIDAGELRAGRTEKEVAADLEHRMRLLGSERVSFDTIVASGPNSALPHYAAGDRELTDGDLVTIDFGAHYVGFNSDMTRTFCIGEPSDFNREIYEIVLQAQKAGVAAATPGRPLVDVDKACRDIITEAGYGDYFVHSTGHGIGLEVHEGPAASTRAQGVLEENMTLTIEPGIYVPGKGGVRIEDTLIITSGAPKVITPAPKELTIL
- the efp gene encoding elongation factor P, giving the protein MATTADFKNGLVLKVDGKLQQIIEFQHVKPGKGPAFVRTKLKDVVSGKTVDKTWNAGVKVETATVDRRDMTYLYNDGTNYVVMDDKTFEQYELGEDKFGDAARFLLENMRVQVSFHDGEALFAELPISVDLKVEHTDPGLQGDRSTGGTKPAQLETGAEIQVPLFIETGNVLKVDTRTGEYLSRVNN
- a CDS encoding PPK2 family polyphosphate kinase, whose translation is MAKVSIKEAEKLRVDDDFTIADVDPESTPGVDEDDIDDAFEKYDEEIAELHDCLYANGRAGNENAGSILLVLQGMDTSGKGGIIRHVVGDLLDPQGVHIKAFGKPTEEEQKHDFLWRIKPHLPEPGMVSVFDRSHYEDVLVQRVREMAPPEEIERRYGAIVDFEAEAAANGTKIIKVMPHISKAFQGENLRKRIEREDKHWKYNPGDIDDRMLWDEFQEAYEIAMKRTSTDAAPWYCVPSDDKDYCRTVVKTLLLKALRELNLEWPAADFDRDLELKRLEES
- a CDS encoding substrate-binding domain-containing protein, which codes for MGKFFKAAAITAAVGLAGAGCSATGGAPRNNGSDGTAGGVDTPRYVVAMVTHGAPGDTYWDLVRKGAEDAAKKDNIELRYSSDPQAPNQANLVRSAVDSKVDGIAVTLPNAEAIGPAAQSAVDAGIPTVGLNAGMDEYTKYGITGFFGQDETIAGTTAGERLKEEGKKKVLCVIHEQGNSSQEARCDGVKKGLGGGEVEILYVNGQDLTSVQSTINSKLSQDSSFDTVFALQAPVAMRATESVKQSGSEAQVVTFDTNSELVGAIADGRVAWAVDQQPYLQGYLAVDSLWVAKRNGGTFGGGQPVFTGPSFVDSSNVDTIAEAAKEGLR
- a CDS encoding ABC transporter permease — its product is MAKLIRRPELASLLGFLAIFALFLAVAPAFRSFEAMATILYASSTLGIVALAVGLLMIGGEFDLSSGVAVTTAALAATMLNYNLHLNSWVGAGLALVISLSIGALNGFLVSRTGIDSFLITLAAFLMLQGLNLAVTKLVTGQVATPTIADMEGFPSARTFFAGSFHIGDVRISVTVLWWLLFVAIASFVLFRTKFGNWITAVGGDEDAARAVGVPVGRVKVALFMTVGFAAWFVGMHTLFAFDSIQAGQGVGNEFLYIIAAVIGGCAMKGGRGTAIGTMIGALIFGMTNQGIVYAGWNPDWFKFFLGAMLLFAVFTNTSFANITKRR
- a CDS encoding ATP-binding cassette domain-containing protein; translated protein: MAIIELRDITKSYGSFDALRGVDLDIEEGEVTCVLGDNGAGKSTLIKILAGLHEPTSGELLIDGSPVTFSSPRQAIDAGIATVYQTLAVVDELSVWRNFFLGQELTGAFGVLKQEEMKRICSEQLLEMGIDIPDVNVEAGNLSGGQRQVVAIARAVYFGARVVVLDEPTAALGVKQSGVVLKFIASARDRGVAIVFVTHNPHHAHMVGDHFTILKLGRQELNASRDEVTLDELTREMSGGAELDALSHELRN
- a CDS encoding YbjN domain-containing protein, with protein sequence MTTPNDNSAPEAAAAGASASEDTVREVTLTDIANVLEGENLEYRLEEPVVRTGFVNAAMVFTFDDGKLLFESVWRGEFEPEDVSSLLYACNEFNQSHFTPTLRFFQSEEETLAITGVRTLDVSKGLSTNQLGAFVVTSIQATMQAFSFLADSFPTAVTWEEN
- a CDS encoding TIGR01777 family oxidoreductase; amino-acid sequence: MCLTATHTIHAPLDDVWRWHTQPGAVERLTPPFLPMKALSGASSLKDGTTVFSLPAGQKWVARHMPDGYIEREKFVDVAANAPVKQLTKWRHEHHFEAAGASTRITDTVHTTAPGAVLAPSFAYRQHQLAEDIAFLGRMDQLGPDAPAKKLTIAMTGSRGLVGTALSAQLSTAGHSVIQLVRGNAGDGQRHWDMDNPDRSLLDGVDAVVHLAGESIMGRFTDAHKAEIYSSRIGPTRRLAQLAADSGVATFVSASAVGFYGTDAGSPPRTEADPLGDGFLADVVDQWERATSYARDAGVRTVNIRTGLALSGAGGLLPLLRLSAQTAMSARFGGGDFWMSWVALDDLTDIYFRALVDDALAGPVNATAPNPVTNAELSRTLTSLLHRPELMGIPELGPKLLLGDEGARELALADQRVAPAVLNGLGHHFRYPTLVEALRHELGKEDFLDVEQTSAL
- the pyrR gene encoding bifunctional pyr operon transcriptional regulator/uracil phosphoribosyltransferase PyrR gives rise to the protein MSATELLDASDVSRTIARIAHQIIEKTALDSDGAPPVIILGIPSGGVPLADRIAAAIEEFSGVSVPVGSLDVTLYRDDLRGRPHRALAPTDIPGNINGATIVLVDDVLFSGRTIRAALDSLSDIGRPEAIQLAVLVDRGHRALPIRADYVGKNIPTSLTEDVRVTLTPLDDADAVLLMKEEGEE
- a CDS encoding aspartate carbamoyltransferase catalytic subunit, giving the protein MKHLISIADLSHEEIIGLMDEADRFREALDGREMKKLPTLRGRTVFTLFYENSTRTRSSFETAGKWMSADVINVSASSSSVKKGESLKDTASTLRAVGADAIIMRHPSSGAPNLLREWVPGASIINAGDGSHQHPTQALLDAVTMRQRIGDVAGKKVLIVGDILHSRVARSNVDLLSTLGAEVVLVAPPTLLPTGVEHWPCRVAYDFDAELESAETPSVVMMLRVQAERMNGGFFPSHREYAALYGLSKDRAEKLDSSTLIMHPGPMLRGMEINFDVADRPNTVVLDQVTNGVYTRMAVLFTLLAGSGDPVSLEEGATK